The following are encoded in a window of Deinococcus misasensis DSM 22328 genomic DNA:
- a CDS encoding helix-turn-helix transcriptional regulator translates to MEDDHNFHRSERLMRIKELLSINNLTTQEIRLRLELPENQTRALQRDLKLLLERNDIEKKPGGKYAIKARKASSLNPAEALAAYSAARLFFHHAPEYNKHYLSVMDDLSKKLPERVRKITEQMASIYLKKSGTRQQSRSLEHCSIAWLDGHWLKFDYHAPSTGKTRSVELAIYFIEINPHNRAAYAIGYHRNTERPGVRVFKVARMRNTQVLKETYEPEEDFNALGFMQHAWGVSVGATEKVVLTFKGTAREWLLEENLDARADVFEVQGDGSVRVELTVGNTTEILPWIKGWGGWVTVESPIKLQELLIEDLKSALQNYQR, encoded by the coding sequence ATGGAAGACGACCACAATTTTCACCGCAGTGAACGCTTGATGCGCATCAAAGAACTCCTTTCCATCAACAACCTGACCACCCAGGAGATCCGCCTGAGGCTTGAACTTCCTGAAAACCAGACCCGGGCTTTGCAGCGGGACCTCAAACTGCTGCTTGAACGGAACGACATCGAGAAGAAGCCCGGAGGCAAGTACGCCATCAAGGCCCGCAAAGCCAGTTCACTGAATCCTGCAGAGGCCCTCGCGGCTTACAGCGCAGCCCGGTTGTTCTTTCATCACGCCCCCGAGTACAACAAGCACTACCTGAGTGTGATGGACGACCTGAGCAAAAAGCTTCCTGAAAGGGTCCGCAAGATCACCGAACAGATGGCTTCGATCTACCTCAAGAAATCCGGCACACGCCAGCAAAGCCGCAGCCTTGAGCACTGCTCGATTGCGTGGTTGGACGGCCACTGGCTGAAATTTGATTACCATGCCCCTTCCACAGGCAAAACACGCAGTGTGGAACTGGCGATTTACTTCATTGAGATCAACCCCCACAACCGGGCAGCCTACGCCATCGGGTATCACAGGAACACAGAGAGGCCCGGTGTGCGGGTGTTCAAGGTGGCCCGCATGAGAAACACCCAGGTGCTGAAAGAAACCTATGAACCCGAGGAGGACTTCAACGCTCTGGGCTTCATGCAGCACGCATGGGGGGTGAGCGTGGGTGCCACGGAGAAAGTGGTGCTGACGTTCAAGGGCACAGCTCGGGAGTGGCTGCTGGAGGAGAACCTGGACGCCCGTGCGGATGTTTTTGAAGTGCAAGGGGACGGTTCGGTGCGGGTGGAATTGACGGTGGGGAACACCACGGAGATCCTGCCGTGGATCAAAGGCTGGGGAGGATGGGTGACGGTGGAATCCCCGATAAAACTGCAAGAACTCTTGATTGAGGACCTGAAGTCTGCCCTGCAGAATTACCAGAGGTGA